One window of Vitis riparia cultivar Riparia Gloire de Montpellier isolate 1030 chromosome 5, EGFV_Vit.rip_1.0, whole genome shotgun sequence genomic DNA carries:
- the LOC117915349 gene encoding primary amine oxidase-like codes for MASLVQHLGLFLLFFVPLSLVSCHSHHHPLDSLTPSEFRQVQAIVKGSNPGSSHNVTFQYVGLDEPDKPALLSWLSNPNSTTLPSPRRAFVITRLHSQTHEIIVDLSTQSIVSDKVYSGHGYPLLTSDEQTAASELPLTYPPFIASIKKRKLKLSDVVCSTFTVGWFGEEKSRRVLKILCFYTDGTANLYMRPIEGVTIAVDLDEMKITEYHDRLTVPMPEAEGTEYRLSKQKPPFGPLLNGVSSMQPDGPGFKIDGHNIRWANWDFHVSFDARAGLIISLASIYDLQKRTFRRVLYRGYLSELFVPYMDPTEEWYYKTFFDLGEFGFGLCTVPLQPLADCPSNAVFMDGYYAGQDGKPVKISNAFCIFEQQAGRIMWRHTEVEIPGEEIREVRPEVSLVVRMVATVGNYDYVLDWEFKPSGSIKLGVGLTGILEVKGVSYTHTSQIKEDVYGTLLAHNTIGVNHDHFLTYHLDLDVDGDANSFVKANLETKRVKDNISPRKSYWTVVSETAKTESDAQIQLGLKPAELIVVNPNKKTKLGNYVGYRLIPGSLSSPLLSDDDYPQIRGAFTKYDVWITPYNKSEKWAGGLYMDQSRGDDTLAVWSQRNREIENKDIVLWYTIGFHHVPCQEDFPVMPTLSGGFELRPTNFFERNPVLKTKPPTYGHWPNCTTKP; via the exons ATGGCATCTCTGGTACAGCATCTGGGGCTCTTCTTGCTCTTCTTCGTCCCCTTGTCACTAGTCTCTTGTCACAGCCACCACCACCCACTAGACTCTCTAACCCCATCTGAGTTCCGCCAAGTTCAAGCCATTGTCAAGGGGTCGAACCCTGGCTCCAGCCACAACGTAACCTTCCAGTATGTTGGGTTGGACGAACCAGACAAGCCCGCCCTCCTCTCATGGCTCTCGAACCCCAACTCTACAACCCTACCTTCACCTCGCCGAGCCTTTGTTATCACTCGACTCCACAGTCAAACCCACGAAATCATTGTCGACTTATCGACTCAGTCCATCGTCTCCGACAAGGTGTACAGTGGACACGGCTACCCTTTGCTGACTAGCGACGAACAAACGGCTGCATCCGAGCTCCCTTTAACTTATCCACCATTTATAGCTTCAATCAAGAAGAGAAAGCTCAAATTATCCGATGTGGTTTGTTCTACCTTTACAGTGGGGTGGTTTGGAGAAGAAAAGAGCAGAAGAGTGTTGAAGATACTGTGTTTTTACACTGATGGGACAGCTAATTTATACATGAGGCCAATAGAAGGGGTAACAATAGCAGTTGACCTCGATGAGATGAAGATAACTGAATACCATGACAGATTAACGGTTCCGATGCCGGAAGCGGAAGGAACGGAGTACCGATTGTCGAAGCAGAAGCCCCCATTTGGTCCTCTTCTAAATGGTGTGTCTAGCATGCAACCAGATGGACCTGGATTCAAGATCGATGGGCACAATATCAG GTGGGCTAATTGGGACTTCCATGTAAGCTTTGATGCACGAGCCGGTCTAATCATATCACTCGCATCAATTTATGATCTTCAAAAACGCACATTTCGTCGAGTGTTATACAGAGGATACTTGTCTGAGCTCTTTGTACCATATATGGATCCAACTGAGGAATGGTACTATAAAACCTTTTTCGATTTAGGTGAATTTGGGTTTGGTCTTTGCACAGTCCCACTTCAACCATTAGCAGATTGCCCATCCAATGCGGTGTTCATGGATGGGTACTATGCTGGCCAAGATGGCAAACCAGTGAAAATATCAAATGCTTTCTGCATATTTGAACAACAAGCAGGAAGAATCATGTGGCGTCACACCGAGGTTGAGATTCCAGGAGAAGAG aTAAGGGAGGTGAGGCCAGAAGTGAGCCTAGTAGTGAGGATGGTTGCAACAGTGGGCAACTATGACTACGTACTTGATTGGGAATTCAAGCCAAGTGGCTCCATCAAACTTGGG GTGGGGTTAACTGGTATCCTAGAAGTGAAGGGGGTGTCATACACTCACACAAGTCAAATAAAGGAGGATGTTTATGGCACATTGTTGGCACATAACACTATTGGCGTAAACCATGATCACTTCTTGACATACCATCTTGACCTTGATGTAGATGGTGATGCCAACTCCTTTGTTAAGGCCAATCTGGAAACAAAGCGAGTAAAGGATAATATTTCACCAAGGAAGAGTTACTGGACAGTTGTGAGTGAGACTGCTAAAACTGAATCTGATGCACAAATTCAGCTGGGACTGAAGCCAGCTGAGTTAATAGTGGTGAATCCTAATAAGAAGACCAAACTTGGCAACTATGTTGGTTATCGTCTGATTCCAGGGTCATTATCTAGTCCCCTTCTGTCAGATGATGATTACCCACAAATTCGTGGTGCCTTCACGAAGTATGATGTTTGGATCACTCCATATAACAAGTCTGAAAAATGGGCAGGAGGGTTGTATATGGACCAGAGTCGAGGAGATGACACCTTAGCCGTTTGGAGCCAGAG GAATAGGGAGATTGAAAACAAGGACATTGTGTTATGGTACACAATAGGGTTTCATCATGTTCCTTGCCAAGAAGACTTTCCAGTGATGCCAACACTGAGCGGTGGATTTGAGCTGCGACCCACCAATTTCTTTGAGAGAAATCCTGTGTTGAAAACAAAACCTCCTACGTATGGGCACTGGCCTAATTGCACCACCAAACCCTAG